In Pseudomonas fluorescens NCIMB 11764, a single window of DNA contains:
- a CDS encoding YhdP family protein, which translates to MERLTRILAALTRWGLGLCALALVLMALYVSLGRELTPLVAEYRAEVEAKAGAALGMPLHIGELEGNWHGFAPILLAHDVMVGEGANTLRLDQVRAVPDLWASLLAREVRIAHLELNGLKISLKEGEDGHWALEGLPVQQDQPLDPEQLLNRMQMVQQLSVLDSQVTLQPLDHPPLTLTYVGLNLKTGVYRQRLDARLTLPDGQPVAMSLRTRIRASQWQDGEADAYVSLPQSDWSKWLPERLTRQWNFSEIKAGGELWVNWSKGALQSAAIRLNAPQIKGAYAERKPVQINNLALNSYFQRSAEGILVTVDSLSMNIGETRWESRLQLKQSQATDKTEELWHLQADRLDLTPLTPLLNALGPLPEGVATAVERLKVTGGLRNVLVDFRPNATDDSKVSFAANLDRVGFDAYHGAPAARNVSGSISGDLGHGELRMDSKDFVLHLDPIFAKPWQYIQANARLTWKLDKEGFTLIAPYLKVLGEEGKIAGDFLIRLHFDHTQEDYMDLRVGLVDGDGKYTAKYLPEVLSPALDEWLRTAILKGAVDQGFFQYQGSLNHGAADTARSISLFFKVHDAELAFQPGWPHVSKVSGDVFIEDSGVRILASQGQLLDTQVSDIYVNIPHASAGQNPHLLLDGAFAGGLGDGLKILQEAPIGTAATFAGWEGEGDLKGKVKLDIPLAKGEQPTILVDFKTAKARLKLAEPALELTQLKGDFRFDSTKGLSGQNITARAFDKPVTAQIFADGSPGNIKTRVNASGQVEVKKLTDWLSVTQPLPVSGLIPYQLQLNLDGPDSQLLVNSNLKGVAVDLPAPFGMAADVGRDTMFRMTLQGQERRYWVKYGELASFTFAAPPGNFADGRGELFLGGGEAVLPGAKGLRVRGVLSELDVGPWKDLVDKYAGQDPGGSAKQLLSSADFKVGKLSGIGTTLDQASVQLNRKPAAWALQLDSKQVKGTAAIPDAKGAPIAINLQYVRLPAPDPTVLADENSPDPLASVDPTKIPALDITINQLFQGQDLVGGWSLKVRPTAKGIALNALDLGLKGILLQGSGGWEGAPGASSSWYKGRVSGKNLADVLKGWGFAPSVTSEEFHMDVDGRWPGSPAWLATKRFSGTLDASLNKGQFVEVEGGAQALRVFGLLNFNSIGRRLRLDFSDLFGKGLSYDRVKGLLVGTNGVYVTREPILLTGPSSNIELNGTLDLVGDQVDAKLLVTLPVTNNLPIAALIVGAPAIGGALFLIDKLIGDRVARFASVKYTVKGPWKEPKITFDKPF; encoded by the coding sequence ATGGAGCGTCTGACACGCATTTTGGCCGCACTGACCCGCTGGGGTCTGGGCCTGTGCGCGTTGGCTTTGGTGCTGATGGCGCTTTACGTCAGTCTCGGCCGCGAACTGACGCCGCTGGTGGCCGAGTATCGGGCCGAAGTCGAAGCCAAAGCCGGCGCTGCCCTGGGCATGCCGCTGCACATCGGTGAACTGGAAGGCAACTGGCACGGCTTCGCGCCGATTCTGCTGGCCCACGATGTGATGGTCGGCGAGGGCGCCAACACCCTGCGCCTGGATCAGGTACGTGCGGTGCCGGATCTTTGGGCCAGCCTGCTGGCTCGTGAAGTGCGCATCGCCCACCTTGAACTCAACGGTTTGAAGATCAGCCTCAAGGAAGGCGAGGACGGTCATTGGGCGCTGGAAGGCCTGCCGGTGCAACAGGATCAGCCGCTGGACCCGGAACAGTTGCTCAATCGCATGCAGATGGTCCAGCAGTTGTCGGTGCTCGACAGTCAGGTCACCTTGCAGCCGCTGGATCACCCGCCACTGACCTTGACCTACGTTGGCCTGAACCTGAAAACCGGCGTCTACCGTCAGCGACTCGACGCGCGGCTGACCCTGCCCGACGGTCAGCCAGTGGCCATGAGCCTGCGTACTCGCATTCGCGCCAGCCAGTGGCAGGACGGCGAAGCGGATGCTTACGTTAGCCTGCCGCAAAGTGACTGGTCGAAATGGCTACCCGAGCGCCTGACCCGACAATGGAATTTTTCCGAGATCAAGGCCGGTGGCGAGCTTTGGGTCAACTGGAGCAAAGGCGCGCTGCAAAGCGCTGCGATCCGCTTGAACGCGCCGCAGATCAAGGGTGCCTACGCCGAGCGCAAGCCGGTCCAGATCAACAACCTGGCGCTCAACAGCTATTTCCAGCGCAGTGCCGAAGGCATTCTGGTGACGGTGGACTCGCTGTCCATGAACATCGGCGAGACCCGCTGGGAATCGCGCCTGCAACTCAAACAAAGCCAAGCCACCGACAAGACCGAAGAACTCTGGCATCTGCAAGCCGACCGCCTCGACCTCACGCCACTCACACCGCTGCTGAATGCCTTGGGGCCATTGCCTGAAGGCGTCGCCACCGCCGTGGAGCGGCTCAAGGTGACCGGTGGTTTGCGCAACGTGTTGGTCGACTTCCGGCCCAACGCCACCGACGACAGCAAGGTCAGTTTCGCCGCCAACCTCGATCGGGTGGGGTTTGACGCCTATCACGGCGCGCCAGCGGCGCGAAATGTCAGCGGCAGCATCAGTGGTGACCTCGGTCACGGCGAACTGCGCATGGACAGCAAGGATTTTGTCCTGCACCTGGACCCGATTTTCGCCAAGCCATGGCAATACATTCAGGCCAACGCCCGGCTGACCTGGAAGCTCGACAAAGAAGGCTTCACCCTCATCGCGCCGTACCTGAAAGTGCTGGGCGAGGAGGGCAAGATTGCCGGCGACTTCCTGATCCGCCTGCATTTCGACCATACCCAGGAAGACTACATGGACCTCCGGGTCGGCCTGGTGGACGGCGACGGCAAGTACACCGCCAAGTACCTGCCGGAAGTGCTCAGCCCGGCGCTGGACGAATGGCTGCGCACGGCGATTCTCAAGGGTGCGGTCGACCAGGGCTTCTTCCAGTATCAGGGCTCGCTGAATCATGGCGCCGCCGACACGGCTCGCAGCATCAGCCTGTTCTTCAAGGTTCACGATGCCGAGCTGGCGTTCCAGCCGGGTTGGCCGCATGTCAGCAAGGTCAGTGGCGATGTGTTCATCGAAGACAGCGGCGTACGCATTCTGGCCAGCCAGGGCCAGTTGCTGGACACACAAGTCAGTGACATCTACGTCAATATTCCCCACGCATCCGCCGGGCAAAACCCACACCTGCTGCTTGATGGCGCTTTCGCCGGCGGGTTGGGCGATGGCCTGAAAATTCTCCAGGAAGCGCCGATCGGCACCGCTGCCACCTTCGCCGGATGGGAAGGCGAGGGCGATCTGAAGGGCAAGGTGAAGCTGGATATTCCGCTGGCCAAAGGCGAGCAGCCCACTATCCTCGTCGACTTCAAGACCGCCAAGGCGCGCTTGAAACTCGCCGAACCGGCCCTTGAGCTGACTCAATTGAAGGGCGATTTCCGCTTCGACAGCACCAAGGGGTTGAGCGGGCAGAACATCACCGCTCGCGCCTTTGACAAACCGGTCACTGCGCAGATTTTCGCCGACGGCAGCCCGGGCAACATCAAGACCCGTGTCAACGCCTCGGGCCAGGTCGAGGTGAAGAAGCTCACCGATTGGTTGAGCGTTACCCAGCCGTTGCCGGTGTCCGGCCTGATCCCTTATCAGTTGCAACTGAACCTGGATGGCCCCGACAGCCAGTTGCTGGTCAATTCGAACCTCAAAGGCGTGGCGGTGGATTTGCCGGCGCCGTTCGGCATGGCGGCCGACGTCGGACGCGACACGATGTTCCGCATGACCCTGCAAGGCCAGGAGCGACGTTACTGGGTCAAGTACGGCGAGCTGGCGAGTTTCACGTTCGCGGCCCCCCCCGGCAACTTTGCCGACGGTCGCGGCGAATTGTTCCTCGGTGGCGGCGAAGCCGTGTTGCCCGGAGCCAAAGGCCTGCGGGTGCGCGGCGTGTTGTCGGAACTGGATGTCGGCCCTTGGAAAGACCTGGTGGACAAGTATGCCGGTCAGGACCCGGGCGGCAGCGCCAAGCAACTGCTCAGCAGCGCGGACTTCAAGGTCGGCAAACTCAGCGGTATCGGTACCACCCTCGACCAGGCTTCGGTGCAGTTGAACCGTAAACCGGCGGCGTGGGCCTTGCAGCTCGACAGTAAACAGGTCAAGGGCACCGCTGCTATCCCTGACGCGAAAGGCGCGCCGATTGCAATCAATCTGCAATACGTGCGTTTGCCGGCACCGGACCCGACGGTCCTGGCCGATGAAAACTCGCCGGATCCACTGGCCAGCGTTGATCCGACAAAAATCCCGGCGCTGGATATCACCATCAATCAGCTGTTCCAGGGGCAGGATCTGGTGGGGGGCTGGTCGCTGAAAGTGCGTCCGACCGCCAAGGGCATCGCACTTAATGCGCTGGACCTGGGCCTCAAGGGCATTCTGTTGCAGGGCAGCGGTGGCTGGGAAGGTGCGCCCGGTGCATCCAGCAGCTGGTACAAGGGCCGGGTCAGTGGCAAGAACCTTGCGGATGTGCTGAAAGGCTGGGGCTTTGCGCCCAGTGTCACAAGTGAAGAATTTCATATGGATGTCGACGGTCGCTGGCCCGGTTCGCCGGCCTGGCTGGCTACCAAGCGTTTTTCCGGGACGCTTGATGCGTCGCTGAACAAAGGCCAGTTCGTTGAAGTCGAGGGCGGCGCTCAGGCGTTGCGGGTGTTTGGCCTGCTCAACTTCAACTCCATCGGCCGGCGCTTGCGGCTGGACTTCTCCGATCTGTTTGGCAAAGGCTTGAGTTACGACCGGGTCAAAGGCCTGCTGGTCGGGACCAACGGCGTTTACGTGACGCGTGAGCCGATTCTGTTGACCGGCCCGTCGAGCAATATCGAGCTCAATGGCACGCTGGATCTGGTGGGTGATCAGGTCGATGCGAAACTGCTGGTGACCTTGCCGGTGACCAACAACCTGCCGATTGCCGCGCTGATCGTCGGCGCACCGGCCATCGGCGGCGCGTTGTTCC